In one Brassica oleracea var. oleracea cultivar TO1000 chromosome C9, BOL, whole genome shotgun sequence genomic region, the following are encoded:
- the LOC106314700 gene encoding uncharacterized protein LOC106314700, whose protein sequence is MKLNPAKCSFGVSSGKFLGYIVTHRGIKANPEQIKAIHSIPSPKNVKAVQKLTGRMAALSRFIFRLSDKPHAFFGSLKNPKDFQWTGECESTLQELKSYPTTPPLQSKPLLAFSELAVSAVIVHEEENKQLPIYYESKALLDAETHYSHLEKLALALIVAARKLQPYYQAHPIVVVTSFPVKLVLHKPEVSGRLAKWAVELAEYDVIFRPATAIKSQVLADFVAEFSHALLPALEQEVRLRGESKEKGEWILHVDGTSNIRGAGVVIMLTSPTGKTASRAVRCNFKATNNESESEALIAGLTLAHQMGAENIQVFGDSQLVINQVQGEYQAKDDIMIQAIETNSQISIPLLVLQWPATMEEPPSEEVSAVKEGETWMTPLIRYLEADILPEDHNEARKIKKQAARYCISQEKRYRRSFSGPYLRCVTPQEAARILVELHKGDYGSHSSGRSLVLRARRVGYYWPTMAAGADRQAKHNDKCQRHAPEALSRITDLQIHKFLWTYVINRFRVPHEIVTENGPQFMTRNFKEFCKDLGIKLTFATPRHP, encoded by the exons ATGAAGCTCAACCCTGCTAAATGCTCATTTGGGGTCAGTTCTGGCAAGTTCCTTGGGTACATCGTAACCCACCGGGGCATCAAGGCAAACCCGGAGCAAATCAAGGCCATTCACTCAATCCCTTCCCCGAAGAACGTCAAGGCGGTTCAAAAGCTAACGGGAAGGATGGCAGCCTTGAGCAGGTTCATCTTCAGACTCTCCGACAAACCTCACGCCTTTTTCGGAAGTCTCAAGAATCCGAAAGATTTCCAGTGGACGGGAGAATGCGAATCCACTCTCCAAGAGCTAAAATCGTATCCCACCACTCCTCCTCTCCAGTCCAAGCCATTACTCG CGTTCTCCGAACTCGCCGTGAGCGCCGTCATAGTTCACGAGGAGGAAAACAAGCAGCTACCAATTTATTACGAAAGCAAGGCTCTCCTGGACGCGGAGACCCACTATAGCCACCTAGAAAAGCTGGCCTTAGCCCTGATAGTCGCCGCTCGCAAGCTCCAACCCTACTACCAGGCTCATCCAATCGTGGTTGTTACCTCCTTCCCTGTAAAGTTGGTCCTCCATAAACCAGAAGTCTCCGGACGCCTAGCCAAATGGGCCGTGGAACTAGCGGAATACGATGTAATATTTCGACCCGCCACGGCTATAAAGTCACAGGTCCTAGCAGACTTCGTGGCTGAATTCTCCCATGCCTTGCTCCCAGCTCTGGAGCAGGAGGTACGCCTCCGAGGCGAAAGTAAGGAAAAGGGAGAATGGATCCTACACGTTGATGGAACCAGCAACATCAGAGGAGCTGGAGTAGTGATAATGCTTACCTCGCCAACAGGGAAGACAGCCTCAAGGGCAGTGAGATGCAACTTCAAAGCAACCAACAACGAAAGCGAGTCTGAGGCCCTAATCGCAGGCCTAACCCTCGCCCATCAAATGGGGGCAGAGAACATCCAGGTCTTCGGCGACTCCCAGCTGGTAATCAACCAGGTACAAGGGGAGTACCAAGCAAAAGACGACATCATGATCCA GGCCATTGAAACGAATAGCCAGATAAGTATCCCCTTGCTCGTGCTTCAATGGCCAGCTACCATGGAGGAACCCCCGTCAGAGGAGGTCTCCGCCGTTAAAGAAGGCGAAACCTGGATGACCCCTCTAATCCGGTACCTGGAGGCCGACATTCTCCCGGAAGACCATAACGAGGCCAGAAAGATCAAAAAGCAAGCCGCGAGGTACTGTATCTCCCAGGAGAAGCGGTATCGGAGATCTTTCTCTGGTCCGTATCTGAGGTGTGTCACACCCCAAGAGGCCGCTAGAATCCTTGTAGAACTACATAAAGGAGATTATGGATCCCACTCTAGCGGTCGAAGCCTGGTACTCAGAGCCAGAAGGGTTGGTTACTATTGGCCTACGATGGCCGCCGGCGCCGACAGACAAGCCAAGCACAACGACAAATGCCAAAGGCACGCTCCAGAAGCGCTCAGTCGCATAACAGATCTCCAGATCCACAAGTTCCTGTGGACCTACGTAATCAATCGCTTCAGGGTCCCCCACGAGATCGTCACCGAAAATGGACCCCAGTTCATGACCCGCAACTTCAAAGAGTTCTGCAAGGACTTGGGCATAAAACTAACTTTCGCCACACCCCGACACCCCTAG
- the LOC106314701 gene encoding uncharacterized protein LOC106314701, with amino-acid sequence MDHIEAFERICNFSRSNGVPPDYVKCTLFPFSLEGKASHWLQSLPTGSLTSWDQVRSAFLSHFHTKSKTAALRHKISNFKQKSDEPFHEAWERYKEYQRECPHHGFDDDYILEVFYDGVSYEFRNTLDSSSNGDFMTQTTPGAFELIETMASSSLNKNKEHDRSKSVNSIDDXXDQLLKGNQSQVFIMEEATPEKSAGDLAFDTEISGDHQQEVSYVNGQEWQLNVRNNPQLFWPKQDKLPDPAQSNQEQSTSDAETPEHSASTSAPVAVPQDETKAMLQLLLQGQQLQGKALNQVTTEINTRMNHMLSNLSTKYDNVASHMRQMDIQIAQTAESIKRQQGTLPGKTDKNPKECNAGKQKESELPPANTPAAEKEREPTVGTNSPGQEQPAKAIRPIPEHVPACEYTPKVPYPVPSKATRKDREEMKCRKMLEDLTVQLPLMDAIQMMPSRRSFMKGLISGKISEESEFMTVSNECIKSPVGILEDLQVKVGNTSVPADFVVLELEEESKGKIDLNLGDIVMQFEMDELLKKPMLDGQTFEVDEGIDLLQPRDGMIEEILTEDPLELALVRAEAEQSVENIDADGYAKMLDSARSMGRTVASLSLGEESNKDENTPTGATPLPNSPNLPDDPWSELKAPKVELKPLPKGLRYAFLGPNSTYPVIVNVELKNVETALLLCELRKYRKALGYSLADIPGISPDFCMHRIHLEDESMTSVEHQRRLNPNLKDVVKKEIMKLLEAGVIYAISDSKWVSPVHLVPKKGGITVITNEKNELIPTRTVSGHRMCIDFRKLNAVTKKDHFPLPFIDQMLERLANHPYYCFLDGYSGFFQILIHPDDQEKTTFTCPYGTYAYRRMPFGLCNAPATFQRCMMSIFTNLIEDIMEVFVDDFSVYGSSFSVCLSNMCRVRKRCEEKHLVLNWEKCYFMVRDGIVLGHKISEKGIEVDKAKVEVMMSLQPPTTVKAIRSFLGHAGFYKRFIQDFSKIARPLTRLLCKEIKFDFDCECLAAFHTIKGALVSTPVVQPPDWDLPFEIMTDASDFAVGAVLGQRKDKKLHVIYYANKTMDEAQCRYATNEKELLAIVFAFEKFRSYLVGSKVIVHTDHDALKYFLTKKDAKPRMKIEDDTALEEENTVQHVNAIGLRFAEQPLSITSDYSRVLEQPVAAIQKQYSHLPWFAEIANFLTAENEPIRFTGNEKRKFLKEARQYVWDEPYLYKHCKDGIFRRLRLFVDKLKSRWSGPFTVKEVRPYGAVVLLDRKGDEFVVNGQRIKHYLADSTIAEGDEIPLSDPPSA; translated from the exons ATGGACCACATCGAAGCCTTTGAGAGAATCTGCAATTTCTCTCGCTCTAACGGAGTGCCACCAGACTATGTCAAGTGCACGCTGTTCCCATTCTCTCTTGAAGGGAAAGCTTCTCACTGGCTCCAATCTCTGCCAACCGGCTCTCTTACCTCATGGGACCAGGTCCGATCAGCGTTCCTGAGCCACTTCCACACGAAGTCTAAAACTGCGGCTCTACGGCACAAGATCTCCAATTTCAAGCAGAAGTCTGATGAACCTTTTCATGAAGCTTGGGAGAGGTACAAGGAGTACCAGAGAGAGTGCCCGCACCATGGGTTTGACGATGACTATATATTGGAAGTGTTCTATGATGGAGTGAGCTATGAGTTTCGAAATACCCTTGATTCTTCGAGTAATGGAGATTTCATGACTCAAACCACACCTGGTGCGTTCGAGCTGATTGAGACCATGGCTTCAAGTTCACTAAACAAGAACAAGGAGCATGACCGCTCGAAGAGTGTGAACAGCATAGATGATCNNNNNGACCAACTGCTTAAGGGAAACCAAAGCCAAGTGTTCATAATGGAAGAAGCAACTCCTGAAAAGAGTGCTGGTGATCTGGCGTTTGATACTGAAATATCAGGAGACCATCAGCAAGAGGTGAGCTACGTGAATGGGCAAGAATGGCAGCTCAACGTGAGGAACAACCCACAGCTTTTCTGGCCTAAGCAAGACAAACTACCTGATCCTGCACAGAGTAACCAAG AACAATCCACCTCGGATGCAGAAACACCAGAACACTCAGCCAGTACCTCCGCTCCTGTCGCTGTTCCACAAGATGAGACAAAAGCTATGTTGCAGCTGCTGCTCCAAGGACAACAGCTCCAAGGGAAGGCTCTAAACCAGGTTACTACCGAGATCAATACTAGAATGAACCATATGTTAAGCAATTTGAGCACCAAGTACGACAATGTCGCGAGCCATATGAGACAGATGGACATTCAGATTGCTCAGACTGCTGAGAGCATCAAGAGGCAACAAGGTACTCTCCCTGGAAAAACCGACAAAAACCCTAAGGAGTGCAATGCG GGGAAGCAGAAAGAGTCGGAACTACCACCAGCCAATACCCCGGCAGCTGAGAAGGAGAGGGAACCAACAGTAGGAACCAATTCGCCAGGACAAGAACAACCAGCTAAGGCTATCCGCCCGATCCCAGAGCATGTTCCTGCTTGCGAATACACTCCTAAAGTCCCTTACCCTGTTCCATCAAAGGCTACTCGTAAGGACCGAGAGGAGATGAAGTGCAGAAAGATGCTGGAGGACCTAACCGTCCAACTCCCCTTGATGGATGCGATCCAAATGATGCCCTCCAGGCGCAGCTTTATGAAGGGATTAATCTCAGGAAAAATATCAGAGGAGAGCGAATTCATGACTGTCTCTAATGAGTGCA TTAAGTCCCCGGTTGGTATTCTAGAGGATCTCCAAGTAAAAGTCGGGAACACCTCTGTTCCAGCAGACTTCGTAGTTCTAGAGCTGGAAGAGGAATCCAAAG GGAAGATTGATCTCAATCTGGGAGACATAGTCATGCAGTTCGAGATGGATGAGCTGCTGAAGAAGCCGATGCTGGATGGACAGACCTTCGAGGTGGATGAAGGGATTGATCTGCTGCAACCTCGCGATGGGATGATCGAGGAGATTCTTACAGAAGATCCACTTGAGCTTGCACTAGTAAGAGCTGAGGCCGAACAGAGTGTTGAGAACATTGACGCAGATGGGTATGCTAAGATGCTTGACTCCGCAAGGAGTATGGGAAGAACGGTGGCGAGTCTAAGTCTGGGGGAAGAAAGCAACAAGGACGAGAACACTCCAACTGGAGCGACCCCTTTACCGAACTCGCCGAACCTACCTGATGATCCCTGGAGCGAGTTGAAGGCTCCCAAGGTTGAGCTAAAACCCCTTCCCAAGGGGCTCAGGTACGCTTTCTTAGGTCCAAATTCCACTTATCCTGTCATTGTGAACGTTGAACTCAAAAATGTGGAAACTGCACTGCTTTTGTGTGAGCTTAGGAAGTATCGTAAGGCATTAGGATATTCACTAGCTGACATACCTGGCATCTCACCTGATTTTTGCATGCACAGAATACACCTAGAAGATGAATCAATGACTTCTGTTGAACATCAGAGGAGGTTAAACCCGAATCTAAAAGATGTTGTTAAGAAAGAGATAATGAAACTTCTTGAAGCGGGTGTGATCTATGCCATATCTGATAGTAAGTGGGTTAGCCCTGTTCATCTAGTACCTAAAAAAGGTGGGATCACTGTTATCACAAATGAAAAGAATGAATTGATCCCTACTAGAACAGTGTCAGGACATCGCATGTGCATTGATTTCAGAAAATTAAATGCAGTCACTAAAAAGGATCACTTTCCACTTCCCTTCATTGATCAAATGCTTGAGAGATTGGCTAACCACCCATATTACTGCTTTTTAGATGGTTATTCGGGTTTCTTTCAGATCCTTATCCATCCGGACGATCAGGAGAAGACGACGTTCACATGCCCATACGGAACATACGCATACAGGAGAATGCCATTCGGCCTGTGCAATGCGCCAGCAACATTTCAGCGCTGCATGATGTCGATCTTTACTAACCTGATTGAAGACATTATGGAGGTTTTTGTGGACGATTTCAGTGTCTATGGAAGCTCCTTTAGTGTTTGTTTGTCAAACATGTGCAGGGTACGCAAAAGGTGTGAGGAGAAACATCTGGTGCTAAATTGGGAGAAGTGCTACTTCATGGTCAGAGATGGGATTGTTCTAGGGCATAAGATCTCCGAGAAAGGCATTGAGGTAGATAAGGCAAAGGTCGAGGTGATGATGAGTTTGCAGCCACCAACAACTGTGAAAGCTATCAGAAGTTTCTTAGGTCACGCAGGGTTTTACAAGAGGTTCATCCAGGACTTCTCAAAAATAGCGAGACCACTCACCAGACTGCTTTGCAAGGAGATCAAGTTTGATTTCGACTGCGAGTGCTTAGCTGCGTTCCATACGATCAAAGGAGCTCTAGTCAGCACACCTGTTGTACAACCGCCAGACTGGGATCTCCCTTTTGAGATCATGACTGATGCTAGTGACTTTGCAGTTGGAGCAGTCCTTGGGCAGCGCAAGGACAAGAAACTTCATGTGATCTATTACGCAAACAAAACCATGGATGAAGCTCAATGCAGATACGCTACGAATGAGAAGGAACTCCTGGCTATTGTTTTTGCATTCGAGAAGTTCAGATCCTACCTGGTGGGATCAAAGGTGATTGTGCACACAGACCATGATGCTCTTAAGTACTTTCTCACAAAGAAGGATGCAAAACCGAG AATGAAGATTGAGGACGACACAGCTCTTGAGGAAGAAAACACAGTGCAACACGTCAACGCGATTGGTCTGCGCTTCGCGGAACAACCCCTAAGCATAACATCCGATTATTCTCGCGTACTGGAACAACCAGTAGCCGCGATCCAAAAGCAGTACTCTCACCTCCCCTGGTTTGCTGAGATTGCGAACTTCCTAACTGCTGAAAATGAACCAATTAGGTTCACTGGAAATGAGAAGAGGAAGTTCTTAAAAGAGGCGAGGCAGTATGTTTGGGATGAACCGTACTTATACAAACATTGCAAGGATGGCATATTCAGAAG ACTTAGGTTGTTCGTAGACAAGCTTAAATCTAGATGGTCCGGACCCTTCACCGTTAAGGAAGTCCGCCCTTACGGAGCTGTTGTGTTGCTGGACAGAAAGGGAGACGAGTTCGTCGTCAATGGTCAGCGCATCAAGCATTACCTTGCTGACTCCACTATCGCAGAGGGTGATGAAATTCCTCTAAGCGATCCCCCATCAGCCTGA